From one Trifolium pratense cultivar HEN17-A07 linkage group LG1, ARS_RC_1.1, whole genome shotgun sequence genomic stretch:
- the LOC123890919 gene encoding uncharacterized protein LOC123890919, with amino-acid sequence MEKEGGLVNRPPLLVGDSNYDYWKSRMTAFLKSIDNKTWKAVIKGWNHPVIVDKEGKSTLELKPEEDWSKEEDELALGNSKALNALYNGVDKHIFRLIKKCTSAKEAWEILKTVHEGTSKVKISRLQLLTTKFENLRMKDDESIHEFYMTILDYDNQFDALGEKISEERLVRKMLRSLPKKFDMKVTAIEDAKDISEMKLDELIGSLQTYEVAANERTEKKTKSIAFVSNAEVEEQQDEMESDESIYDAIVLLGKRFNKVLKRMDIRPRTNATDISRNINRNISNQRKPRTDDKPNQSKGVQCHECEGYGHIRTECATYLKKQKKGLSVSWSDEDDSEGEAETAKHINALTGVCTSDNESCDEELTYEELADSYKELCLKSEEVCRILEKQKKTIAQLQAKRYDNLSKISELNKEVTELNSHLNNLKKHVVMLNKGTELLDEILENQASPGKAKAAIGYNYQHDNKPKDYNQDTKYIPLRQTFPTMYGIVSPHLSAETVKGQRQMLPHVSAHRQRKQKNT; translated from the coding sequence ATGGAAAAAGAAGGAGGACTCGTTAACAGACCACCACTTCTGGTTGGTGACTCAaactatgactactggaaaTCACGTATGACAGCTTTTCTAAAGTCTATTGATAATAAGACCTGGAAAGCAGTTATCAAAGGCTGGAACCATCCAGTTATTGTTGACAAAGAAGGGAAATCAACACTTGAATTGAAgcctgaggaggactggtccaaagaagaagatgagttGGCTCTTGGAAACTCTAAAGCACTGAATGCATTGTACAATGGAGTTGACAAACACATTTTcagacttataaaaaaatgcacctctgcaaaggaagcttggGAGATACTCAAAACAGTACATGAAGGTACATCTAAGGTGAAAATATCAAGGCTACAGCTTCTAACCACtaagtttgaaaatttaaggATGAAGGATGATGAAAGCATTCATGAGTTTTACATGACTATACTTGACtatgacaatcaatttgatgctttagGAGAAAAGATATCTGAAGAACGACTAGTAAGGAAAATGCTTAGATCTCtccctaagaagtttgacatgaaagttaCTGCTATAGAAGATGCTAAGGATATCTCAGAAATGAAGCTTGATGAGTTAATTGGATCCTTGCAAACATATGAAGTGGCTGCAAATGAAAGAACAGAAAAAAAGACTAAAAGCATAGCCTTTGTTTCTAATGCTGAAGTTGAAGAACAACAGGATGAGATGGAATCTGATGAAAGCATCTATGATGCTATTGTGCTTTTAGGGAAACGATTTAATAAAGTCTTGAAGAGAATGGACATACGACCTAGAACAAATGCTACAGACATTAGTCGCAACATCAATAGAAACATCAGCAACCAGAGAAAACCAAGGACAGATGATAAACCCAATCAAAGTAAAGGTGTCCagtgccatgaatgtgaaggatatggacATATCAGGACTGAGTGTGCAACTTATTTGAAGAAGCAAAAGAAGGGTCTATCGGTTTCTTGGTCTGATGAAGACGACTCTGAAGGAGAAGCAGAGACTGCAAAACATATTAATGCTTTGACAGGTGTATGTACATCTGACAACGAATCCTGTGATGAAGAGCTAACCTATGAAGAACTAGCTGATTCTTATAAGGAGTTGTGCCTCAAAAGTGAAGAAGTGTGCAGAATTCTAGAAAAGCAAAAGAAGACTATTGCTCAACTGCAGGCTAAAAGATAtgataatttatcaaaaatCTCTGAGCTCAATAAAGAGGTAACTGAACTAAACTCCCACCTTAACAACCTAAAGAAACATGTAGTAATGTTAAATAAAGGAACTGAATTGTTGGATGAGATACTGGAAAATCAAGCCTCTCCCGGCAAAGCAAAAGCAGCCATTGGCTATAATTATCAGCATGATAATAAACCAAAGGATTACAATCAAGACACTAAATACATACCACTTAGACAAACATTTCCCACAATGTATGGCATAGTGTCACCACACCTGTCTGCAGAAACTGTGAAAGGACAGAGACAGATGTTACCACATGTGTCTGCACATCGTCAAAGAAAGCAGAAAAATACATAA
- the LOC123890936 gene encoding uncharacterized protein LOC123890936: MWIHRNKLLFRELNDWKNIKTVQTTTSVDVQTEMNVIKWKKPSPGRIKYNIDAAFPSNNNRIGLGICIRDETGAFIRAKTEWVEPKCEVHVGEALGFLSALRWVHELNLGPVDFELDSKLVVDSFRHHRKDFTEFGAIIQHCKVLFSSFYVNSSVEFVRRQSNEVAHALATAAPSLASVQILVDIPNCIEHILINDML, translated from the coding sequence ATGTGGATACACCGCAACAAATTGTTATTTCGCGAACTTAATGATTGGAAGAACATCAAAACTGTTCAAACAACTACTTCAGTGGATGTGCAGACTGAAATGAATGTAATTAAGTGGAAAAAACCATCTCCGGGGAGAATCAAATACAATATTGATGCTGCATTCCCATCTAATAACAACCGCATTGGTCTTGGTATTTGTATTCGGGATGAGACCGGTGCTTTTATTCGTGCTAAAACTGAATGGGTTGAACCAAAATGTGAAGTTCATGTTGGAGAAGCTCTTGGTTTTCTCTCTGCTTTACGGTGGGTGCATGAACTCAATTTGGGTCCGGTTGATTTTGAACTAGACTCCAAATTGGTGGTTGATAGTTTTCGTCATCACAGGAAAGACTTTACGGAGTTCGGTGCTATTATTCAACATTGTAAAGttcttttttcctctttttaTGTAAACTCTAGTGTTGAGTTTGTAAGGAGACAATCAAATGAGGTTGCTCACGCCCTTGCTACGGCGGCCCCATCTTTAGCTAGTGTCCAAATTTTGGTTGATATACCAAATTGTATTGAACACATTTTAATCAATGATATGCTATAA